CCTTGCTTCATTAATTTACTTAGAGCCAGCTCATAACCGGTTAGAACTGCCATGTTTTTGTAATATTTGCTTTCTTCAACCAGGCTGTTGAAAGTGGAAATCGCTGTGTAGTCCATTGGGTAAGGTTTTCCTGCCCAGATGATCTGTACCGGATATTTTGGATTGTTCAGTAATTTCTCGAATCTTACCTTATCGTGAAGCAGTAAATCAGCTCTCTTGTAACCTGCGAACCGTCTCGCCCAAACGATGGTGAAAACATTTGGATCGAATAATTTCCCGCACTGGTCAGCAACAGTTTTGAAAAGTCTTTTCTTGATATGCTTTTTTCTGAAATCGAATAAAGTATCGTCGTTTTCATCTTTGGCATCATAAAGCGGCTTGTCTGCCCAATATTTGAATTCCTGAGCGTTGGTGATGGATCTGATCTCGCAGATTCCTTCATATTTGCCCCACATTTCTCTGGAAACCACACCGTGAAGCTGGGACACACCATTTGAAATTCTCGCCATCCTCAAAGCACACAGCGAGTGGTTGAACATATTGTTGTCGCCGCCGCCTTCTATAGCTTTCACTTCATCTTTCTCAAAACCTGAGAAATAAGACATGTCGTAGCACATATCGAAGTTGTGCTTCTCATTACCTGCTTCTTCAGGCGTGTGCGTCGTGAACACAAGTTTTTCTTTTACTTTTGAAAGGTCGCCGCCGAATTTTCTTAAAAGGTAAAACGCTGCCGGCAAACCGTGCGCCTCATTCAGATGGTAAACTTCCCTGTTGAAATTCATCATGTCGAGCATTTTGGCACCACCTTTTCCCAGAAGGATGTACTGAGCGATTTTTGTGGACTCGTTGGCATCGTATAATCTGTGGGAGATCGTTTTAGAAATATGGTCGTTTTCAGGGACGTCTGTCGAAAGGAAGAACATCGGCGCAGTGTGGAAGATTTCTGGATCCAAATACCAAACTTTCACCCAAACCGGTGCGTCGTGAATGTCGATCTGGAACTTGATGCCCGTATCCTGCAGAAAGCTGTACATCTTCTTGGTCCACGTCGGCTGCAGGGTTTGGTCGTGGTTTCTGGCCTGGTCATAGTAACCGAATTTCCACAGGATGCCGATACCTATCAAGTCCTGTTTTAGGTTATAGGCGCTTCTCATATGCGATCCTGCAAGGAAACCTAAACCTCCTGAATATATTTTCAGGGCCTGGTCGATGGCAAATTCCATCGAGAAATAGGCTACTTTTTTCGAGTAATCCGGGTTGATGCTGTACGGCATCTGGAAGTTTTTAAAATCCATGTTATTGTTTTAATATTTGACTCAGCAAATTTATTGATTTTTAATTTCTTTTTAAAACTAATTTATATCATTAACCGTCTGCTTTTGGAGTAAAATTATCAGTGATCATGCTTTTTTGCTTAAAAAATTATTTTGAATGTTAAATGAACTTTAAATTTGACTGAAACAGTGCTTTGTAATCTTTTTTTAATTAATTTAGGAGCATAAAATTTTGATTTTCAGTCACAAATAACTTCTTGTTTTCAGGAAATGAAGCGGAATTAGGCGGCGGAGAAACTGAATTGAAGTCACTAAAAACTTGTTGCTATGAAAAGAGTTTTTTCTGATGAAGATTTGGTGAAAAACCTAAACCTCTACTACCTCAACCGACATCTCAAAAAGAAGCCGATAGAGCGGTACCACCGCGAGATCGACAGCTCCCAGCTCCACGACCGCGAGAAATACAAGAAAAAATCTGAAATCCTGCTCCTCAATTCCTTCCTTCATCATTTTCCGGAAGTTACTTTTGAAAACCTCACCTGCGAAAGCCCGGATTTCATCGCTAAAATTGACGGCAAAAAAATCGGTATTGAACTTACAGAAGTCATCAACAATCTCGAAATCAAAAAGATTGAGTGCCAGATGAATAAGATTTTCCGCCAGGCAGAACTGCTGCTCGAAGAAGAAGACACCCCGAAACACCGTGGTGTCTATTTTTTAGAATTCATTCCGCTCACCATGCAGATGATTACAGACAAACAGGAAGAAATCACCCAAAACATCATAAAATGCATCACACGCAAAAAAGCATCAGGCTTCGTGAAAAAAATCCGCAAGTCACACCACCGCAGAAATGTCTTTATTACACACGATTACAATTTGAGTCTGTTCGACGGGCTTTCTTCTGAGAAAATCATCGATCTCATTCACAAAAAAAATCAGAAATACCCATTCTACGACAGCAGTGTCGATGAGTGCTGGCTCGTGATCGTCTCGGATATGAATTCTTTGGCTTCGCGGTTTTCTTTCATTCAGAACAAGGAAGACCTGCATAAGATCAAATCACCTTTTCACAAAATCTTCCACCTGGAAAACCTCTGCGGAAATCTCGTTCACATAAAATAGCATTTCGTAATTTGGTTTTTAATTTATGAAAATGAAAGATTTATTCATTAAAAGATTTCTTTAGAATCGACAAAAATTTTACAAGTTTTACTCTAAGTTTCAATTTCGCCAGAAGAATTTGTGCTGAAGCAGCAACTTAGAGGTTTGTATATCAATTATTTGGAGACTCAATCCTTTAAGATTAATCCCCATTTATTGTTATAGAGTTGGAATGAAAAAAGGGATTCGATATCCGCATAATTTTTTTTGAATCACCCTTCCCAAATTTTTTCCCTAAATTTGCACCCTTGAAAATATGGAACAGAACACAACAAAAACCGCTGCATATCACACACTTGGCTGCAAACTTAACTTTGCAGAGACTTCTACCATCGCCAGAAATTTAACCGGCGCAGGGTATGAGAAGGTGAGTTTTGATGAGAAAGCGGATGTGTACGTCATCAACACCTGTTCCGTCACCGATAATGCGGACAGAGAGTGCAAGCTCCACGTAAAACGCGCCATGAAGGCCAATCCGGACGGTTTGGTGGTGGTCGTCGGTTGCTATGCCCAACTGAAACCTGAAGAAATTTCCCAAATCGAAGGCGTGGATCTGGTTTTGGGTGCGAAAGAGAAATTCAATATTTTAAGTTACCTCGAAGATTTGAAAAAATCTGAAAATCAGGGAATTGTACACTCGTGCGAAATTGAGGAAACGGATTTTTTCATCGGCAGTTATTCCATCGGCGACAGAACCCGCGCGTTTCTGAAAGTTCAGGACGGCTGCGATTACAAATGCACCTACTGCACGATTCCTTTGGCACGCGGCATTTCCCGTTCGGACACGATTGAAAATGTGTTGAAAAACGCCCGCGAAATTTCAGAAAAAGGCATCAGGGAAATCGTTCTTACCGGTGTCAATATCGGGGATTACGGCAAAGGCGAATTCGGTAACAAAAAACATGAGCATACTTTCCTGGATTTAATCAGGGAACTCGACCAGGTGGATGGCATCGAGAGAATCCGCATTTCGTCCATCGAACCGAATCTTCTGAAAGACGAAAGCATCGAACTGGTTTCAAAATCGAAAAGTTTCGTGCCGCATTTCCATATTCCGCTGCAGTCGGGAAGTGATGATCTGCTCAAAAAAATGAAACGCCGCTACCTCACCAAACTGTACACCGACCGTGTGGCGAAAATCCGTGAAGTGATGCCGGATGCGGCAATCGGCGTCGATGTAATCGTGGGATTTCCGGGCGAAACGGAAGAACATTTTTTGGAAACCTACAACTTCCTGAACGAACTTCCGATCACGTATCTGCACGTTTTCACCTATTCTGAAAGAGAAAATACCGAAGCCGCCGGAATGGACGGTGTGGTGCCAATTCCCGAAAGAAAACGCCGCAACAAAATGTTGCGCATCCTTTCCGAGAAAAAGAAAATGGCTTTTTATCAGTCACAAATCGGTAAAACTTTGCCGGTACTTTGGGAGCATGAAAACAAAGAGGGTTATATGTACGGTTTTACCGAAAATTATGTGCGTGTGCGCAAACCTTTCGCTGCTGGTTCAGTCAACCAGATTGAACTGGTCACGCTGAAACACATAAAGCCCGACGGAACGTTTGATGCAGAGGTTTCTTTTGATGAGTTCCTGGCTAAAGTTTAGA
The sequence above is a segment of the Chryseobacterium taklimakanense genome. Coding sequences within it:
- the glgP gene encoding alpha-glucan family phosphorylase gives rise to the protein MDFKNFQMPYSINPDYSKKVAYFSMEFAIDQALKIYSGGLGFLAGSHMRSAYNLKQDLIGIGILWKFGYYDQARNHDQTLQPTWTKKMYSFLQDTGIKFQIDIHDAPVWVKVWYLDPEIFHTAPMFFLSTDVPENDHISKTISHRLYDANESTKIAQYILLGKGGAKMLDMMNFNREVYHLNEAHGLPAAFYLLRKFGGDLSKVKEKLVFTTHTPEEAGNEKHNFDMCYDMSYFSGFEKDEVKAIEGGGDNNMFNHSLCALRMARISNGVSQLHGVVSREMWGKYEGICEIRSITNAQEFKYWADKPLYDAKDENDDTLFDFRKKHIKKRLFKTVADQCGKLFDPNVFTIVWARRFAGYKRADLLLHDKVRFEKLLNNPKYPVQIIWAGKPYPMDYTAISTFNSLVEESKYYKNMAVLTGYELALSKLMKQGSDLWLNNPRVPREASGTSGMTAAMNGSVNLSTDDGWIPEFAKHGVNSFVVPKGDYAKMSVYEQDNYDLEKLYQILEDEIIPTYYDNPDQWRKIQQAAMDDVKDNFNSDRMADEYYKQIYNAEILAPVNS
- the mtaB gene encoding tRNA (N(6)-L-threonylcarbamoyladenosine(37)-C(2))-methylthiotransferase MtaB; the protein is MEQNTTKTAAYHTLGCKLNFAETSTIARNLTGAGYEKVSFDEKADVYVINTCSVTDNADRECKLHVKRAMKANPDGLVVVVGCYAQLKPEEISQIEGVDLVLGAKEKFNILSYLEDLKKSENQGIVHSCEIEETDFFIGSYSIGDRTRAFLKVQDGCDYKCTYCTIPLARGISRSDTIENVLKNAREISEKGIREIVLTGVNIGDYGKGEFGNKKHEHTFLDLIRELDQVDGIERIRISSIEPNLLKDESIELVSKSKSFVPHFHIPLQSGSDDLLKKMKRRYLTKLYTDRVAKIREVMPDAAIGVDVIVGFPGETEEHFLETYNFLNELPITYLHVFTYSERENTEAAGMDGVVPIPERKRRNKMLRILSEKKKMAFYQSQIGKTLPVLWEHENKEGYMYGFTENYVRVRKPFAAGSVNQIELVTLKHIKPDGTFDAEVSFDEFLAKV